Proteins found in one Nocardia brasiliensis ATCC 700358 genomic segment:
- a CDS encoding expansin EXLX1 family cellulose-binding protein — translation MHRIPINQRHVRSGWLWSAIGLAAIAGVAVWVTRPEPVHCDVPNAMAQSATPSNPLTANSIWPSTSPLPEPQPVVSGEARFYSFGPGVSCSYPDLPLDGFFVGMSTSEYGTADPCGAYLDVEGPQGSVRVQIVDRCPGCAPGQLDLSTAAFAEIADLSDGVAKVRYHVVRNPEPVAELTYEVKPDATAAWFAILFGGTGNPLREVAIRPATGGPWQPLTRGMDNYWSISRAGTGPFAARLTDIHGNQAEITGITVEPGVRPTGARLYSETPPVVAPEPTEPPIVSPTSLAAAPLPPSASNATPAGCKP, via the coding sequence ATGCACCGGATACCGATCAACCAGCGACACGTCCGTTCGGGGTGGCTGTGGTCCGCGATCGGCCTGGCGGCCATTGCGGGCGTAGCGGTGTGGGTGACCCGGCCGGAGCCGGTGCACTGTGACGTACCGAACGCGATGGCCCAATCGGCGACACCGTCGAATCCGTTGACCGCCAACAGTATTTGGCCGTCCACCAGCCCGTTACCGGAACCGCAGCCCGTCGTGTCGGGCGAGGCGCGGTTCTATTCGTTCGGTCCGGGGGTCTCGTGCTCGTACCCCGACCTTCCATTGGACGGCTTCTTCGTGGGCATGTCGACATCGGAGTACGGCACCGCCGATCCGTGCGGGGCCTACCTGGACGTCGAGGGCCCGCAGGGCAGCGTGCGGGTGCAGATCGTCGACCGTTGCCCGGGATGTGCTCCGGGACAACTGGATTTGAGCACGGCCGCGTTCGCCGAGATCGCCGACCTGTCCGACGGCGTCGCGAAGGTTCGTTACCACGTGGTGCGCAATCCGGAGCCGGTGGCGGAGCTGACCTACGAGGTGAAACCCGATGCCACCGCCGCCTGGTTCGCCATTCTGTTCGGTGGTACCGGGAATCCGTTGCGCGAGGTCGCGATTCGGCCCGCGACGGGCGGGCCGTGGCAGCCCCTGACCCGCGGCATGGACAACTACTGGTCCATCTCCCGGGCGGGGACGGGTCCGTTCGCCGCGCGTCTCACCGATATCCACGGCAACCAGGCCGAGATCACCGGCATCACGGTGGAACCGGGGGTGCGACCGACCGGTGCGCGGCTCTACTCCGAGACGCCGCCCGTGGTCGCGCCCGAGCCGACCGAGCCGCCGATTGTCTCACCGACCAGCCTGGCTGCCGCGCCGCTGCCGCCATCAGCGTCGAACGCGACCCCGGCGGGCTGTAAGCCGTGA
- a CDS encoding FAD-binding dehydrogenase, translating to MKMTDSTTEFAQQADVIVVGAGLAGLVATHELAKAGRKVLVLDQENRNNLGGQAFWSLGGLFMVDTPEQRRLGIKDSYELALQDWLGSAGFDRDDEDLWARQWAQAYVRFAATEKRDYLHELGLRITPVIGWAERGGGFADGHGNSVPRFHLTWGTGPEVVRVFAEPVLEAERRGLVGFGFRHRVDELIVEDGAVVGVRGGVLAPSDLARGQASSRNVVREFEFRAQAVIVTSGGIGHNHELIRRNWPVERLGKCPETMISGVPAHVDGRMLGITEAAGGAIVNRDRMWHYTEGIVNWDPIWPDHAIRIIPGPSSMWFDANGRRLPAPCFPGFDTNATMKEILSTGYDYSWFVLTQSIIEKEFALSGSEQNPDITGKDLKLTLKSRIAKGAPGPVEAFKQHGVDFVVADTLRELVAGMNKITRGPQLDHDTLERQIVARDRDVTNKYSKDSQLMAITNARQYFGDKAGRVAKPHRILDPAAGPLIAVRLNILTRKTLGGLQTNLDSQVIRQDGSAFPGLYAAGEVAGFGGGGVHGYNALEGTFLGGCIFSGRAAGLALAATLR from the coding sequence TCGATCAGGAGAACCGCAACAATCTCGGTGGGCAGGCGTTCTGGTCACTCGGCGGGCTGTTCATGGTGGACACCCCCGAGCAGCGCCGGCTGGGGATCAAGGACTCCTACGAACTGGCGCTGCAGGATTGGCTCGGCTCGGCCGGTTTCGATCGCGACGACGAGGACCTGTGGGCACGGCAGTGGGCCCAGGCCTACGTTCGCTTCGCCGCCACCGAAAAACGGGACTACCTCCACGAACTCGGTCTGCGGATCACCCCCGTGATCGGCTGGGCCGAGCGCGGCGGCGGTTTCGCCGACGGGCACGGCAATTCGGTACCGCGGTTCCATCTCACCTGGGGTACTGGGCCGGAGGTGGTACGAGTGTTCGCCGAACCCGTGCTCGAAGCAGAACGGCGCGGGCTGGTCGGCTTCGGCTTCCGCCACCGCGTCGACGAATTGATCGTCGAGGACGGCGCGGTCGTCGGCGTCCGCGGCGGGGTGCTGGCGCCGAGCGACCTGGCGCGTGGCCAGGCGTCCTCTCGAAACGTAGTGCGCGAGTTCGAGTTCCGTGCGCAGGCGGTGATCGTCACGTCCGGCGGCATCGGGCACAATCACGAGTTGATCCGGCGCAACTGGCCGGTCGAGCGGCTCGGCAAATGCCCGGAGACCATGATCTCCGGCGTGCCCGCGCACGTGGACGGACGGATGCTCGGCATCACCGAGGCGGCCGGCGGCGCGATCGTCAACCGGGATCGCATGTGGCACTACACCGAAGGCATCGTCAACTGGGATCCGATCTGGCCCGATCATGCCATCCGGATCATTCCCGGCCCGTCCTCGATGTGGTTCGACGCGAACGGAAGGCGTTTGCCCGCACCGTGTTTCCCGGGATTCGATACCAACGCGACAATGAAGGAAATCCTGTCCACCGGCTACGACTACTCCTGGTTCGTACTGACCCAGTCGATCATCGAGAAGGAGTTCGCGCTGTCGGGTTCCGAGCAGAACCCCGACATCACCGGCAAGGACCTCAAACTCACCCTCAAGAGCCGCATCGCCAAGGGCGCACCGGGTCCGGTCGAGGCGTTCAAGCAGCACGGCGTCGACTTCGTGGTCGCGGACACGCTGCGGGAGCTGGTCGCCGGGATGAACAAGATCACCCGCGGGCCACAGTTGGATCACGACACGCTGGAGCGGCAGATCGTCGCGCGGGACCGCGACGTCACCAACAAGTACTCCAAGGACAGCCAGCTGATGGCGATCACCAACGCGCGCCAGTACTTCGGCGACAAGGCGGGACGCGTCGCCAAGCCGCACCGGATCCTCGACCCCGCCGCGGGCCCGCTCATCGCGGTGCGGTTGAATATCCTCACGCGAAAGACGCTGGGCGGCTTGCAGACCAACCTCGACTCACAGGTGATCCGGCAGGACGGCAGCGCTTTTCCCGGCCTCTACGCCGCGGGCGAGGTGGCCGGTTTCGGCGGCGGGGGCGTGCACGGGTACAACGCGCTGGAGGGCACCTTCCTCGGCGGCTGCATCTTCTCCGGGCGGGCCGCAGGTTTGGCGCTGGCCGCGACACTGCGGTGA